In Halobacterium noricense, the genomic stretch GGGGCGACCTCGAAGACCCGCTCGCCGGCCTCGAGGGCCTGTTCTGTAATCTGGAGTGTTGTCTCTCCACGCGCGGCGAGCCGTGGACGCGCACGACCCGCGCGTTCCACTTCCGCGCGGACCCCGAGTGGGCGACTCCCGCGCTGACGGCCGCGGGCGTCGACGGCGTCACGCTCGCGAACAACCACGTCCTCGACTACGGCGAGCGGGCGCTCCGCGACACGCTCGACGAGCTCGACGACGCCGGCATCGCTCGCGCCGGCGCGGGCCGCGACTGGGACGACGCGTTCGACCCCGCGGTCGTCTCCATCGGCGACTGCACGGCCGCGTTCGTCGCGTTCACCGACAACACCTCCGAGTACGCCGCCGGCCCGGACAGCCCCGGCACGGCGCGCATCGAGTGCGACGTCGACGACGCGGACACCCGTGAGGCCGTTCACGAAGCGTTAGACCGCGCGGCCGCCCACGACCCCGACTTGCTCGTCGCGACCCTCCACTGGGGACCGAATATGGTCGAGACGCCGGCTGAGCAGTACCGCGAGTTCGGCCGGTGGCTCGTCGACGAGGGCGTCGATGTCGTCCACGGCCACAGTGCCCACGTCTTCCAGGGCGTCGAATTCCAGGACGGCGCGCCGATTCTCTACGACACCGGCGACTTCGTCGACGACTACGCCGTCGACGAGGACCTCCGCAACGATCGCGGATTCCTCTTCGAACTCGACGTGACCGCCGACGGCGACCCGACCGAACTCCGCCTCCACCCCATGGAAATCGAGCACTACAGCGTCCACCACGCCGACACAGAGGCCGCGGCGTGGTGCCGCGAGACGATGCGCGAGCGCTCCGCCCCCTTCGACACCGAGTTCGAGCGCGACGGCGCGGACCTCGTCGTCGACCTCGGCTAACTCACTCCTCTCTCCGCTCGGCGAGGTAGTCGCGGGCGCGCTCCAGCATCTCCTCGGTCAGCCCCACGAAGACGCCGCCGTCCTTCCCGCCGACGAACGTGTCCCCGGGCTCGATTAGCTCGTTGACGTCGGGGGTGTTCGACGTCGATGTGTGTGACTTCGGCTACCTCGCCCTTCTCGTGGACGTACACCTTCGCGCCCTCCAGTTCGCTCCCCATGCGGAGTGGCCAACGAGTTCTTTTTGAGGGAGATGACACGATTCAACTATTTAACGGGTCAGATACACTGTAGTGATAGATGTGATGCGATGAGAGTGCTAATCGACCTGCAAGCCGAAGCGGACACATCCTACGATCCTGAGTACCACGGTCGACTTCGGTCCCGGATCTGGGATGCACTCCGCGACACCCCGTACGATGAACACGGTGCACAGACACCTGGATTCGTATTCTCTAACCCTTTCCCGTGGAACGATCTAGTATCAGGGGACGAGCACCACTTTCTCGTCGCCTCGCCACGCGAGGAGCAATTGGCATACATCACTGCCGACCTACTTGAGAACCCAGCGGTGCAAGCGGGATCGATGCCGTTCCACGTGACGGATACGCGGCCGCTCGATCCCGATGTTGGTCCTCCGGGTACGGAAGGCGTCCTCGAGACCGCGACCGGCGTGTACGCCATCACGCCGCCGCAGTATCTCGACGACCCGGACGAACACGACGACGAAACGTTCTGGCGGCCGGAACACGGGATGGAGGCGTTCTTCGAGCACGTGGAGACGCAGCTCCAGCGCAACCACGATCGGTTTATGCCGGCTAGTGACCCGGGACCGAAGGAGGTCGACGCGCCGCTGTTCGAGTCGTACGAGATGATCAAGAAGCTCTGGCTCGACGTCCAGCTATCGAGTGATGTGGAGTGGACGGTGTTGGTGTCGAAATGGCGGTTCCCGTACCGCGTCCGCGACGACCACCACCGCCGCCACCTCAATCTCGCCTTGGACGTGGGCATCGGCCGCCGGACGCCGCTCGGCTTCGGCTTCCTCAACAAGCGACAGGAGAACGATGAGTAACATCGCTCTCGACGCCGACGAAGACGCGGACGACATCGAGGAAGTACTCCTCGACCGTCCGGTGGCATCGTTGTACGACGTGGCGCACCTCTACGGGAAGCTCCACGCGCTGAACACGGCGAAGCAGTACGACGTGCCGATTGACGACCGGTACGTCGGGCGGATGACCCACGAGTCGCGCACCGACTACTACGAGCAGGAGGTCGGCCTGTTCAACGTTCTCGTTGACCTGACGGGAGACGAGCCAACCCTTGGCGAAGCCGGCGAATTGGACGAGCGACCGGACGACGACGCGTCCCCGTTCGTCGCCGAGTCGCTCGACCGCGAGAAGATGCTCCGCGTCGGATTCAGCCGCCAGGGTAGTCGTGCGGCCGGTCACAATATGTCCTTGGCACACGACGTGTCGAAGCCGTCCGAGGACTGTGTGAAGTACGTCAGACAGCTGTTCGACCGCTGGGCAGCGTCCGACTCCGTCGCCGATGTGGCCGGTGACCACGACGACGGATGGATCCTCGAAGGCCTCAGAGAGGCGGGGGAGGACGGCGACCTGATGAACACCCTAGAGAGCGAAGTCGTCGATGCCATCCGCGAGACCTTCGGGGACGAGTTCAACGCTGTTCTCTCCGTGCGCCTGAAGCTCCCCGGAACGGACGGCTACACCTATCCCGGCGAAGTGGAAGTACTGAACGAGGCGATGCACTACAGGTGGGTGGAAAAGCGGATGCGGTCGTACTCGGAGGCTGACGACGCGTCCGGCGAAGGTCGAGGACTCATCACCGGAGACACCGGCGAGGTGTTCGGGCTGAGCGACTCCCCGCTTGAGCGATACAAGGGGAAGATGGCTGAGAAGTTCCCCAATCTCGTGGTCGACGAGAGCTGGCAGCAGCGCCCGCTTATCGCCGAGGCCGCATTCGCCGTGTCATCGGGCGTGCCGCTGCTGGAGAATTTCATCCAACTTCTCAGCGACAGCGGGGACACGAAAGCGTACTACGTCCCATACGTACCCAAACCGACGGCCGAGCAGGCGGTCGCACTGTACGAGCTGGCGATGGAGGCCGCCGACAACAGCGGGGCGGTCGTCGGCGTGATCAAGGACGCGGCAACCAATCCCGTCAACCCGCTGCACGATGACCTCCAGATCCA encodes the following:
- a CDS encoding CapA family protein encodes the protein MPPTLGLTGDVMLGRAVDERQHTRDATAVWGDLEDPLAGLEGLFCNLECCLSTRGEPWTRTTRAFHFRADPEWATPALTAAGVDGVTLANNHVLDYGERALRDTLDELDDAGIARAGAGRDWDDAFDPAVVSIGDCTAAFVAFTDNTSEYAAGPDSPGTARIECDVDDADTREAVHEALDRAAAHDPDLLVATLHWGPNMVETPAEQYREFGRWLVDEGVDVVHGHSAHVFQGVEFQDGAPILYDTGDFVDDYAVDEDLRNDRGFLFELDVTADGDPTELRLHPMEIEHYSVHHADTEAAAWCRETMRERSAPFDTEFERDGADLVVDLG
- the cas6 gene encoding CRISPR-associated endoribonuclease Cas6 — translated: MRVLIDLQAEADTSYDPEYHGRLRSRIWDALRDTPYDEHGAQTPGFVFSNPFPWNDLVSGDEHHFLVASPREEQLAYITADLLENPAVQAGSMPFHVTDTRPLDPDVGPPGTEGVLETATGVYAITPPQYLDDPDEHDDETFWRPEHGMEAFFEHVETQLQRNHDRFMPASDPGPKEVDAPLFESYEMIKKLWLDVQLSSDVEWTVLVSKWRFPYRVRDDHHRRHLNLALDVGIGRRTPLGFGFLNKRQENDE
- a CDS encoding TM1802 family CRISPR-associated protein yields the protein MSNIALDADEDADDIEEVLLDRPVASLYDVAHLYGKLHALNTAKQYDVPIDDRYVGRMTHESRTDYYEQEVGLFNVLVDLTGDEPTLGEAGELDERPDDDASPFVAESLDREKMLRVGFSRQGSRAAGHNMSLAHDVSKPSEDCVKYVRQLFDRWAASDSVADVAGDHDDGWILEGLREAGEDGDLMNTLESEVVDAIRETFGDEFNAVLSVRLKLPGTDGYTYPGEVEVLNEAMHYRWVEKRMRSYSEADDASGEGRGLITGDTGEVFGLSDSPLERYKGKMAEKFPNLVVDESWQQRPLIAEAAFAVSSGVPLLENFIQLLSDSGDTKAYYVPYVPKPTAEQAVALYELAMEAADNSGAVVGVIKDAATNPVNPLHDDLQIHYVAAYTPGNKRKFIEEEPCVDSERIRAIKQAHTNVLTDGLVAPEDDSPPLFPSPSYGRLTDDGDDEQGSKYLRSNAPVVTGVLTGGYFQSTFRHQSTDEDRDDHGTTDLRAEATSTALASNGQIDPDWLLAQYVPRLISDQRSAFEDSNELPESLLTRQYVQMQALARAGVLGNSSSDDPRTIPTTTEIMSDTNDFSDRDDRLAQFIDSHPALGEDEERRAAFLLGALVGRVAAYQSRNGISRTVIRQHPIDAMTRRRISTTLGKVLEKNAHYSDDDEKAGMLMNDRYITRLNDIVNRRPPEEWSISTDDLRMHYGLGLTYGKNDTTFDDSDETEAAATEAQTDN